The Gemmata palustris genome includes a region encoding these proteins:
- a CDS encoding DUF350 domain-containing protein, whose translation MLLFAEHWNSEAFAMSLLAAAVFGLLGIALLALGFKVFEWITPKLDVEQELAKGNIAVGILVGAVVLGTSLIVVRAIGG comes from the coding sequence ATGCTGCTGTTCGCGGAACACTGGAACTCCGAAGCGTTCGCAATGTCGCTCCTGGCAGCGGCCGTATTCGGGCTGCTCGGGATCGCACTGTTGGCCCTGGGCTTCAAGGTGTTCGAGTGGATCACGCCCAAACTCGACGTCGAACAAGAACTTGCGAAGGGCAACATCGCGGTCGGCATTTTGGTCGGCGCGGTGGTTCTCGGGACCAGCCTGATTGTTGTTCGGGCCATCGGCGGTTAA
- a CDS encoding P-II family nitrogen regulator has translation MKQLTIVVKPFRAESVLRAIADLGVTACAVREAKGYGRQKGYLDRYRGSEYSTAYLPKVEITVWATDEQATALNEAVPKVARTGRIGDGKVFVVPLAWPEPLVF, from the coding sequence ATGAAACAGCTCACGATCGTAGTGAAACCGTTCCGGGCCGAATCGGTATTGCGGGCCATCGCCGATCTCGGCGTGACTGCGTGCGCGGTGCGCGAAGCCAAGGGCTACGGCCGGCAGAAGGGCTACCTCGACCGCTACCGCGGGTCCGAGTACAGCACCGCGTACCTGCCAAAAGTGGAAATCACCGTTTGGGCAACCGACGAGCAAGCGACCGCATTGAACGAAGCCGTGCCGAAGGTCGCTCGCACCGGGCGCATCGGCGACGGCAAGGTGTTCGTGGTGCCGCTCGCGTGGCCCGAACCGCTTGTGTTTTAA
- a CDS encoding MFS transporter — protein sequence MSVDPPVPSPPRTGWASLKDLTRYQWFVFVVCCLAWDLDCMDQQLFVLARDPALATVMQKPASDPQVGSYATYATSVFLIGWAIGGIGFGVLGDRLGRVKTLTMTIGLYALFTGLSALSTGPWDFMAYRLLTGLGVGGAFASAVVLLAETVPNNARPYILGLFQASSVLGNCSAALLNMYLGSLQKGGAFPADGWLLPWRVMFLIGILPGILLVVVQFSLREPEKWKAMREAEALGTRPSPWQAFFGTLVGIFSTSPWNKRVLCGLLLTGAGVIGLWGIAFFSPRLVQLALESTLASEGLSGDQLKGEIGWWRGVASLVQNGGAFFGIFAFSWVTGIVGRRPTFALFFVLAMLSTAGTFWFLKTRDDVFWMIPIMGFCQLALFGGYAIYLPELFPTKYRSTGTSFCYNAGRLVAALGPAALGQLTTVVFASHGADAFRYAGVTMCSIFLVGLFVLPFLPETKGKPLPE from the coding sequence ATGTCCGTTGATCCCCCCGTCCCGTCCCCGCCGCGAACCGGGTGGGCGAGTCTCAAAGACCTGACCCGTTACCAGTGGTTCGTGTTCGTCGTCTGCTGCTTGGCGTGGGATCTGGACTGCATGGATCAGCAGCTCTTCGTGCTGGCCCGCGACCCGGCCCTCGCGACCGTGATGCAGAAACCGGCCAGTGACCCGCAGGTCGGCAGCTACGCCACCTACGCGACGTCCGTGTTCCTGATCGGGTGGGCGATCGGCGGGATCGGCTTCGGGGTTTTGGGCGACCGACTCGGCCGGGTGAAAACTCTGACGATGACCATCGGTTTGTACGCACTGTTTACGGGTTTGAGCGCCCTCTCGACCGGTCCCTGGGACTTCATGGCGTATCGATTACTCACGGGGTTGGGGGTCGGCGGGGCGTTCGCGTCGGCGGTCGTGCTTCTGGCCGAAACGGTTCCCAATAACGCCAGGCCGTACATCTTGGGTCTGTTTCAGGCATCGAGCGTACTCGGGAACTGCTCCGCCGCGCTCCTTAACATGTACCTCGGCTCGCTTCAGAAGGGCGGGGCGTTTCCGGCGGACGGGTGGTTGCTCCCGTGGCGGGTAATGTTCCTGATCGGAATTCTGCCCGGTATTTTGCTGGTCGTCGTGCAGTTTTCGCTCCGCGAGCCGGAGAAATGGAAGGCCATGCGGGAAGCGGAGGCCCTCGGGACCCGGCCATCTCCGTGGCAGGCGTTTTTCGGCACGTTAGTCGGCATTTTCTCCACGAGCCCGTGGAACAAGCGCGTTCTGTGCGGCCTGTTGTTGACCGGGGCCGGGGTCATCGGGTTGTGGGGGATCGCGTTCTTCTCGCCGCGTTTGGTGCAACTCGCCCTCGAATCCACACTGGCCAGTGAAGGACTGAGCGGGGACCAGTTGAAGGGCGAGATCGGTTGGTGGCGCGGGGTGGCGTCACTGGTACAGAACGGGGGGGCGTTCTTCGGGATCTTCGCGTTCAGTTGGGTGACCGGGATAGTCGGTCGGCGACCCACGTTCGCTCTGTTCTTTGTTCTGGCGATGCTCTCGACGGCGGGGACGTTCTGGTTCCTGAAAACCCGCGACGACGTGTTCTGGATGATCCCGATTATGGGGTTCTGCCAACTCGCGCTGTTCGGCGGGTACGCGATCTACTTACCCGAACTGTTCCCCACCAAGTACCGCAGTACCGGCACATCGTTCTGCTACAACGCGGGTCGGCTGGTCGCCGCGCTCGGGCCGGCGGCGCTCGGCCAGCTCACGACGGTGGTGTTCGCGAGCCACGGGGCCGATGCGTTCCGCTACGCGGGCGTCACGATGTGTAGTATCTTCCTCGTGGGGCTGTTCGTGTTGCCGTTCCTCCCGGAGACGAAGGGCAAGCCGTTGCCGGAGTAG
- the proC gene encoding pyrroline-5-carboxylate reductase: MPAERTFPLAVGFLGAGQMATALASAWAKAGLLDVSRSRAADPYPDARAKFQSATGIATTETNRDVLAACDVLVLAVKPQVMSAVLDEIKPAISAAHLIVSIAAGVTLKTLGDGLGADTKLVRVMPNTPCLVSASATGFSPGATATPDDAALVERLFTAVGMAYRVPEHLLDAVTGLSGSGPAFVYLFIEALADGGVRCGLPRAVAQSLAAQTVLGAARMVLETGQHPGALKDAVASPGGTTIAGIHALERAAFRAAAMDAVEAATKRAQELGKKE, translated from the coding sequence ATGCCCGCAGAGCGCACGTTCCCGCTAGCGGTCGGCTTCCTCGGTGCCGGACAGATGGCCACCGCGCTCGCGTCCGCGTGGGCGAAGGCCGGCCTGCTCGACGTCTCGCGCAGCCGCGCCGCCGATCCGTATCCCGATGCGCGCGCCAAGTTCCAGTCCGCCACCGGTATCGCGACCACCGAAACCAACCGCGACGTCCTCGCCGCCTGCGACGTCCTCGTGCTCGCGGTGAAGCCGCAAGTCATGTCAGCGGTTCTCGATGAGATCAAACCGGCCATCAGCGCGGCCCACTTGATCGTTTCCATCGCCGCTGGTGTCACGCTGAAAACGCTCGGCGACGGCCTGGGAGCAGACACGAAGCTCGTTCGCGTGATGCCGAACACGCCGTGCCTCGTCAGCGCGAGCGCGACCGGTTTCAGCCCCGGGGCAACCGCAACTCCCGACGATGCGGCTCTCGTCGAGCGTTTATTCACTGCCGTGGGAATGGCGTACCGGGTGCCCGAACACCTGCTGGACGCGGTCACCGGTTTGAGCGGCAGCGGCCCGGCGTTCGTGTACCTCTTCATTGAAGCGCTCGCCGATGGCGGCGTGCGGTGCGGCCTCCCGCGTGCGGTGGCTCAGTCCCTCGCGGCACAGACGGTACTCGGCGCGGCACGCATGGTGCTCGAAACGGGCCAGCACCCCGGCGCCCTCAAGGACGCGGTCGCCAGTCCCGGCGGCACGACCATCGCGGGGATTCATGCACTGGAACGCGCTGCGTTCCGCGCCGCTGCAATGGATGCGGTAGAAGCCGCCACCAAGCGGGCACAGGAATTGGGAAAGAAGGAATGA
- the guaA gene encoding glutamine-hydrolyzing GMP synthase, protein MTNELVLIFDFGSQFGQLIARRVREQNVFCQVVRHDLSPERVRELNPKGIILSGGPASVYEPGAPHCSPEIFNMGIPVLAICYGMQLACHFLGGKVGGTAHTREYGRATLTVNERNTIFQGYPAESTVWMSHGDQVENVSGDFEPLASTDTCPLAAVKHKSRPIFGLQFHPEVAHTPHGGQLLANFLRDVCGCSGQWKMQAFIDNTIADIRAKVGNKRVICGLSGGVDSSVCAALLVKAIGSQVACIYVDNGLMREGETELVKHTFRDWFKADLHAVDAGERFLSALAGVTDPQEKRKIIGKVFIDVFKHEAKSIPDAHFLAQGTLYPDVIESGGSVDGPAATIKLHHNVGGLPAELGFELVEPLRDLFKDEVRKLGIELGLPEDVVWRHPFPGPGLAVRCLGEVTESKLATLRKADTIFLEELRKAGLYRKTAQAFAVLLPVRSVGVMGDGRTYENTICLRCVQTDDFMTADWSRLPEDLLARVATAIINRVKGINRVVYDISSKPPATIEWE, encoded by the coding sequence ATGACAAATGAACTCGTCCTGATCTTCGATTTCGGTTCACAGTTCGGGCAGCTCATCGCCCGGCGGGTGCGCGAGCAGAACGTGTTCTGCCAGGTGGTGCGCCACGACCTCTCGCCCGAGCGCGTGCGGGAACTGAACCCGAAGGGGATCATCCTCTCGGGCGGGCCGGCGAGCGTGTACGAACCCGGCGCGCCGCACTGTTCCCCCGAAATCTTCAACATGGGGATTCCCGTTCTCGCGATCTGCTACGGGATGCAGCTCGCGTGTCACTTCCTCGGCGGCAAGGTCGGCGGAACGGCGCACACCCGCGAGTACGGGCGCGCGACGCTCACCGTCAACGAGCGGAACACGATCTTCCAGGGGTACCCGGCCGAATCGACCGTCTGGATGAGCCACGGCGATCAGGTGGAGAACGTGAGCGGCGATTTCGAGCCGCTCGCATCCACGGACACGTGCCCGCTGGCCGCGGTGAAGCACAAGTCGCGCCCCATCTTCGGGCTGCAGTTTCACCCGGAAGTGGCGCACACGCCGCACGGCGGGCAACTCCTCGCCAACTTCCTCCGCGACGTGTGCGGGTGCTCCGGCCAGTGGAAGATGCAGGCGTTCATCGACAACACGATCGCCGATATTCGGGCCAAGGTCGGCAACAAGCGGGTCATCTGCGGGCTGTCGGGCGGCGTCGATTCAAGCGTGTGCGCCGCGCTCCTGGTCAAAGCGATCGGCTCGCAAGTGGCGTGCATTTACGTCGATAACGGGCTGATGCGCGAGGGCGAAACGGAGCTGGTGAAGCACACGTTCCGTGACTGGTTCAAAGCCGACCTGCACGCAGTAGACGCTGGTGAGCGCTTCCTGTCCGCCCTCGCCGGCGTGACCGATCCGCAAGAGAAGCGCAAGATCATCGGGAAAGTGTTCATCGACGTGTTCAAGCACGAGGCGAAGAGCATCCCGGACGCGCACTTCCTCGCGCAAGGCACGCTCTACCCCGACGTGATCGAGAGCGGCGGGAGCGTCGACGGCCCGGCCGCGACGATCAAACTGCACCACAACGTCGGCGGGTTGCCGGCGGAACTCGGGTTCGAGCTGGTCGAACCGCTCCGCGACCTGTTCAAGGACGAGGTGCGAAAACTGGGCATCGAACTCGGGCTGCCGGAAGACGTGGTGTGGCGCCACCCGTTCCCCGGTCCCGGTCTCGCGGTGCGCTGTCTCGGCGAGGTCACCGAGTCGAAGCTCGCGACGCTCCGCAAGGCGGACACGATCTTCCTTGAGGAATTGCGGAAGGCCGGCTTGTACCGCAAAACCGCCCAGGCGTTCGCGGTGCTACTGCCGGTGCGGTCCGTGGGCGTGATGGGCGACGGCCGCACTTACGAGAACACCATCTGTCTGCGGTGCGTGCAGACCGACGACTTCATGACCGCCGACTGGTCTCGGCTTCCCGAAGACCTGCTCGCCCGCGTCGCGACCGCGATCATTAACCGCGTGAAGGGCATCAACCGCGTGGTGTACGACATCAGCAGTAAACCGCCCGCGACGATCGAGTGGGAGTAA
- a CDS encoding prenyltransferase/squalene oxidase repeat-containing protein produces the protein MRTSFALVFLFPSFVFAQPTAAQKKETIKWVTELQDPKGGFYLAPQDPNIDAVPRPSLRATSSAARALKYLGADIPNKDKHAAFVLKCYDPMTGGFAEPGGKPDVAITSVGVMAATEFGIPHEKYAKAMGYLKDNAKTFEEVRIGAAGVEAWGVKDCPFKLDSWFEIAGNYGRDTFKGAPGAEQAREVGSLLAFNLRLKPDEKFEPGNRAVVAAPLLTGQRADGGWGKKGEKASDIETTYRVMRALMLLKEKPKDVKELRAFINTHRNKDGGFATKPGDKSSMGGVYYCTIISKWLDDMDAAKK, from the coding sequence GTGAGAACGTCGTTCGCGCTCGTGTTTCTGTTCCCGTCGTTCGTGTTCGCGCAGCCGACCGCAGCACAAAAGAAGGAAACGATCAAGTGGGTCACGGAACTGCAAGACCCCAAAGGCGGCTTCTACCTCGCCCCACAAGACCCGAACATTGACGCGGTGCCGCGTCCCAGCTTGCGCGCGACGAGCAGTGCCGCTCGCGCACTGAAGTACCTCGGCGCGGACATTCCCAATAAGGACAAGCACGCGGCGTTTGTGTTGAAGTGCTACGACCCGATGACGGGCGGCTTCGCCGAACCGGGCGGCAAACCCGACGTGGCGATTACCAGTGTCGGCGTGATGGCCGCGACGGAGTTCGGCATCCCGCACGAGAAGTACGCGAAAGCGATGGGCTACCTCAAGGACAACGCGAAGACGTTCGAGGAGGTGCGGATCGGGGCCGCGGGCGTCGAAGCGTGGGGCGTAAAGGACTGCCCGTTCAAACTGGACTCGTGGTTCGAGATCGCGGGAAATTACGGTCGCGACACGTTCAAAGGCGCGCCCGGTGCGGAGCAAGCCCGCGAGGTCGGTTCGCTACTCGCGTTCAATCTGCGGTTGAAGCCCGATGAGAAGTTCGAGCCGGGAAACCGGGCCGTTGTTGCGGCCCCGTTACTGACCGGTCAACGCGCTGATGGTGGATGGGGCAAAAAGGGGGAGAAGGCGTCGGACATCGAAACAACGTATCGCGTAATGCGGGCGCTGATGCTACTCAAAGAGAAGCCGAAGGACGTGAAAGAGTTGCGTGCGTTCATCAACACGCACCGCAATAAGGACGGGGGATTCGCGACCAAGCCCGGCGACAAGTCCAGCATGGGTGGCGTGTACTACTGCACCATCATCTCGAAGTGGCTCGACGACATGGACGCCGCGAAGAAGTGA
- a CDS encoding PAS domain S-box protein — MPADSYRLLVEAATDLALVALDPTGHIVTWNTGAERLTGYPREEAVGRPFAFLAPTDAEAEQRERTFRAALKYGRVEEYGRWMGKEGSAFAARCVITVLVDGANHIGFAVALRAENPAPVPPARVGLEAELHRLRVIVDHTVDGVVVADTDGNLLEWNPAALRMHGYADQGEVRRHLSTFADTFVLSRLGEPPLPCSEWPMAKLMRGEAVGCELQVRRTDTGGEWIIRYDGTVVPDPISGAGLVVLTLHDVTEQRRAEADSLRAAEMLRAVADGTTDAVFVKDRAGKYLLCNEAGARFVGKPVGEILGKDDAALFEPESARRVMDRDRRVMESGRTETEEEILTAIGVTRAYQATKAPYRDATGAVIGLIGVSRDVTERKRAEEALVLFRALVDRTTDGIEVIDPETGRFLDVNEKACLIHGYSRDEYLARAVADVDPLVAARSWREVAGAVGPNETSTFESRRQRKDGSTFPVEIRANRVRLDREYLVAVVRDFTKRKRAEESLERAHALLRTLIDALPDAIWTKGADGRFAVSNRAHNEMVGAGSESDLGGKTVFDVHPPHLAQQYHEDDLRVLRDGATVFNKEELVRSRDGRDRWYLTVKTPLRDRTGAVTGLVGIRRNIQDLKEAEETLRASEARTKAVIETALDCIVVIDAQGRVLEFNPAAERVFGYTREHVLGLEMAELLIPPEHRAAHRAGILHYLATGEGPVLGCRLELPALRKGGERFVAELSITRNPGAPLTFTGFLRDITDRKHAEEALRQERDRFTRLAAVSPGVIHSFRVRPDGTRCFPYASPGILDIYGVPPEVLAEDASVIGPLLYPEDIEPLQAALAESVRNLSLWHIEHRVRHPIKGEIWIEGWAAPAREPDGGVLWHGVLTDVTERKRAQAELDRRRAELELILDTVPALIFFKDQNHRLVRVNRELARLVGHPRAALEGRTDEELGSPHATRYHRDEDAIMASGQPLLGVIEPLYTATGTRWLQTDKVPYRDAAGRIAGVVGFAVDVTDRRVAEEALRRAQERLSYVISSSPAVLYTLTVEGGRVGGIAWMSENVRGMLGYTPEEVSERAWWAMNMHPEDRARVAADTGADLFANGRVTDEYRFRHRSGQYRWVRSEMRLVRAATGEPVEVVGSWADVTERKQVEEQFRQAQKMEAVGRLAGGVAHDFNNLLTIINGYADLLIGSTPAADPDYKAVTAIAAAGERAAGLTAQLLAFSRKAIIEPKVLDLNEIVSQSARLLARLIGEDITLAAVLTPGLARVKVDPGQIEQAVMNLVVNARDAMPKGGRLTIETRALTVGAGDGAYPDLQPGGYVQLAVSDTGAGMTDEVKTRIFEPFFTTKEQGKGTGLGLATVYGIVKTYGGHIDVYSEVGIGTTFKLLFPAVSQEIARTAAEARPPVPRGAETVLLVEDDAGVRGVAKLALRMYGYEVLEADCGAEAVRIVARHPGPLHLLVTDVVMPGVGGREVAETVRARHPGIKIIYMSGYTDDAVVRHGIVEATDAFLQKPFTPMSLARKAREVLDG, encoded by the coding sequence GTGCCCGCCGACTCTTACCGTCTGCTGGTCGAGGCGGCTACGGACCTCGCTTTGGTCGCGCTCGACCCGACCGGCCACATCGTCACCTGGAACACCGGCGCCGAACGTCTTACCGGGTACCCGCGGGAGGAGGCCGTTGGGCGCCCGTTCGCTTTCCTGGCCCCCACTGACGCTGAAGCCGAACAACGGGAGCGAACCTTTCGGGCGGCTCTGAAGTACGGGCGCGTGGAAGAATACGGGCGGTGGATGGGGAAGGAAGGCTCGGCGTTCGCCGCGCGTTGCGTAATCACGGTGCTGGTCGATGGGGCGAACCACATCGGGTTCGCGGTCGCGCTCCGGGCCGAGAACCCGGCCCCCGTGCCGCCCGCCCGAGTGGGACTCGAAGCCGAACTGCACCGCCTCCGTGTGATCGTGGACCACACGGTCGACGGAGTGGTCGTCGCCGATACCGACGGCAATTTGTTGGAGTGGAACCCGGCCGCGCTCCGGATGCACGGGTACGCGGACCAGGGCGAGGTGCGCCGGCACCTCTCGACGTTCGCCGACACGTTCGTCCTCTCCCGGCTCGGCGAACCGCCGCTCCCGTGCTCCGAGTGGCCGATGGCCAAACTGATGCGGGGCGAGGCCGTTGGGTGCGAGCTCCAGGTTCGGCGCACCGATACCGGGGGCGAGTGGATCATTCGGTACGACGGGACCGTGGTCCCGGACCCCATTAGTGGAGCCGGCCTCGTCGTCCTGACGCTGCACGACGTGACCGAACAGCGCCGGGCAGAGGCGGACTCGCTCCGGGCCGCCGAAATGCTCCGGGCGGTGGCCGACGGCACGACCGACGCGGTGTTCGTGAAGGACCGGGCCGGCAAGTACCTGCTGTGCAACGAGGCCGGGGCGCGCTTCGTCGGCAAGCCGGTCGGGGAGATTCTGGGAAAGGACGATGCCGCGCTGTTCGAGCCCGAAAGCGCCCGGCGGGTCATGGACCGGGACCGCCGGGTTATGGAATCGGGCCGGACGGAAACGGAGGAGGAGATCCTGACCGCGATCGGGGTCACCCGGGCGTACCAGGCGACGAAGGCCCCGTACCGCGACGCGACCGGGGCCGTCATCGGTCTCATTGGGGTTTCTCGCGACGTCACGGAACGGAAACGGGCCGAAGAAGCGCTGGTTCTGTTCCGGGCGCTCGTCGACCGAACGACGGACGGGATCGAGGTGATCGACCCGGAAACGGGCCGGTTCCTCGACGTCAACGAGAAGGCGTGCCTGATCCACGGGTATTCCCGGGACGAGTACCTGGCGCGCGCCGTGGCCGACGTCGATCCGCTCGTTGCGGCCCGTTCCTGGCGGGAGGTGGCGGGTGCCGTCGGCCCGAACGAAACCAGTACCTTTGAGAGTCGGCGCCAGCGGAAGGACGGTTCGACGTTCCCGGTCGAGATCCGCGCCAACCGCGTGCGCCTGGACCGCGAATATTTGGTGGCGGTGGTTCGGGATTTCACCAAGCGGAAGCGGGCCGAGGAGTCCCTGGAGCGGGCACACGCGCTCCTGCGGACACTGATCGACGCGCTCCCCGACGCGATCTGGACCAAGGGCGCGGACGGCCGGTTCGCGGTCAGCAACCGGGCACACAACGAGATGGTCGGGGCGGGGAGCGAATCGGACCTCGGCGGGAAAACGGTATTCGACGTCCACCCGCCGCACCTGGCCCAGCAGTACCACGAGGACGATCTGCGGGTCCTGCGCGACGGCGCGACGGTGTTCAACAAGGAGGAACTGGTTCGCTCCCGGGACGGCCGGGACCGGTGGTACTTGACCGTCAAGACGCCCCTGCGCGATCGGACCGGCGCCGTGACCGGGCTCGTCGGGATCAGGCGGAACATTCAGGATCTCAAGGAAGCCGAGGAGACACTGCGGGCGAGCGAGGCCCGGACCAAGGCCGTGATTGAGACGGCGCTGGACTGTATCGTCGTGATCGACGCACAGGGGCGCGTTCTCGAATTCAACCCCGCCGCCGAACGGGTCTTCGGGTACACCCGGGAACACGTACTCGGGCTCGAGATGGCGGAACTACTCATCCCGCCCGAGCACCGGGCCGCGCACCGGGCCGGGATACTCCACTACCTGGCCACAGGGGAAGGACCGGTCCTCGGGTGCCGGCTCGAACTGCCCGCGCTCCGCAAGGGCGGTGAGCGGTTCGTGGCGGAACTGAGCATTACCCGCAACCCGGGCGCCCCGCTGACGTTCACCGGGTTCCTCCGGGACATCACGGACCGCAAGCACGCCGAAGAAGCGCTGCGCCAGGAGCGGGACCGGTTCACGCGCCTCGCGGCCGTTTCGCCCGGCGTGATCCACTCGTTCCGCGTCCGGCCGGACGGCACGCGCTGTTTCCCCTACGCCAGCCCCGGGATCTTGGACATTTACGGGGTTCCGCCCGAGGTTCTGGCCGAGGACGCTTCGGTCATCGGCCCGTTGTTGTACCCGGAGGACATCGAGCCGTTGCAAGCGGCCCTGGCCGAGTCCGTTCGGAACCTGTCGCTCTGGCACATCGAGCACCGGGTGCGGCACCCGATCAAGGGCGAGATCTGGATCGAGGGGTGGGCCGCGCCGGCGCGCGAGCCGGACGGCGGCGTCTTGTGGCACGGGGTTCTCACCGACGTCACCGAGCGCAAGCGCGCCCAGGCCGAACTGGACCGCCGGCGCGCGGAACTGGAACTGATCCTCGACACCGTTCCGGCCCTCATCTTCTTCAAGGACCAGAACCACCGACTGGTCCGGGTGAACCGGGAACTGGCCCGGCTCGTCGGCCATCCCCGCGCGGCCCTCGAAGGGCGGACCGATGAGGAACTCGGCTCCCCGCACGCCACTCGGTACCACCGGGACGAAGACGCGATCATGGCCAGCGGGCAGCCGTTGTTGGGCGTGATCGAGCCGCTGTACACCGCGACCGGAACCCGGTGGTTGCAAACGGACAAGGTGCCGTACCGCGACGCGGCCGGGCGGATCGCCGGGGTCGTCGGGTTCGCGGTGGACGTCACCGATCGGCGGGTCGCGGAAGAGGCGCTCCGGCGCGCTCAGGAGCGCCTCAGCTACGTCATTTCGTCCAGTCCCGCGGTTCTCTACACCCTCACCGTCGAGGGCGGCCGGGTCGGTGGGATCGCGTGGATGAGCGAGAACGTCCGCGGGATGCTGGGCTACACCCCGGAGGAGGTGTCCGAGCGCGCGTGGTGGGCAATGAACATGCACCCGGAGGACCGCGCGCGGGTGGCGGCGGACACGGGCGCGGACTTGTTCGCGAACGGGCGAGTGACGGACGAGTACCGGTTCCGGCACCGGAGCGGCCAGTACCGTTGGGTGCGGAGCGAGATGCGGTTGGTGCGCGCCGCGACCGGGGAACCGGTCGAGGTGGTCGGGTCGTGGGCGGACGTGACCGAGCGCAAGCAGGTCGAGGAGCAGTTCCGGCAGGCCCAGAAGATGGAAGCCGTCGGGCGCTTGGCGGGCGGCGTGGCGCACGACTTCAACAACCTCCTGACCATTATCAACGGGTACGCGGACCTCTTGATCGGGAGCACCCCCGCGGCCGACCCGGATTACAAGGCGGTGACCGCGATCGCCGCGGCCGGGGAGCGCGCCGCGGGGCTGACGGCGCAACTCCTGGCGTTCAGCCGCAAAGCGATCATCGAACCGAAGGTTCTCGACCTCAACGAGATCGTGTCGCAGTCCGCCCGGCTGCTCGCGCGCCTGATCGGGGAGGACATCACGTTGGCCGCCGTACTGACGCCCGGTTTGGCCCGGGTGAAAGTGGACCCCGGGCAGATCGAACAGGCCGTCATGAACTTGGTGGTGAACGCGCGGGACGCGATGCCAAAGGGCGGGCGCCTCACCATCGAAACGCGGGCACTCACGGTGGGGGCCGGCGACGGCGCGTACCCGGACCTGCAGCCGGGCGGCTACGTGCAGTTGGCCGTTTCGGACACCGGCGCGGGAATGACGGACGAGGTGAAGACCCGCATCTTCGAGCCGTTCTTCACGACCAAAGAGCAGGGCAAGGGCACCGGGCTGGGGTTGGCCACGGTCTACGGCATCGTCAAGACCTACGGCGGTCACATCGACGTCTACAGTGAGGTCGGGATCGGAACGACTTTCAAGCTCCTCTTCCCGGCCGTTTCCCAGGAGATCGCGCGGACGGCGGCCGAGGCGCGGCCGCCCGTCCCGCGGGGGGCCGAGACGGTGCTCCTGGTGGAAGACGACGCGGGCGTGCGCGGGGTCGCGAAGCTCGCCCTGCGGATGTACGGGTACGAGGTACTGGAGGCGGATTGCGGCGCGGAAGCGGTGCGCATTGTGGCGCGGCACCCGGGACCGCTTCACCTTCTGGTCACGGACGTGGTGATGCCCGGGGTGGGCGGGCGGGAGGTGGCGGAGACCGTGCGGGCGCGGCACCCGGGCATCAAGATCATCTACATGAGCGGGTACACGGACGACGCGGTGGTGCGCCACGGGATCGTCGAAGCGACCGATGCGTTTCTTCAGAAACCGTTCACTCCCATGTCCCTGGCACGAAAAGCGCGGGAGGTACTCGACGGGTAG